In one window of Drosophila ananassae strain 14024-0371.13 chromosome XR, ASM1763931v2, whole genome shotgun sequence DNA:
- the LOC116656446 gene encoding uncharacterized protein LOC116656446 — protein sequence MNAVKRENSVEISKYVLWTNFKTVLHWISSTHRRYKHFVGNRVAEILESTEVSQWRWVPTAENVADVATRPQRHVDLSQGSRWLRGPTFLREPEENWPKSSPSSSGCTRATHEEEMPCVFALMTANGSNISFQRFSNYNRLVRTTAWVLRFVRRCSDSEKYGLTDNECANAERILIRQAQSEAFSGEERDRTGKIPKEGSKLRGLSPYFDDYGVMRVSGRIDAAACEPYSARRPIILSHRHTLAVMLVHHYHEKMVDQNQDATIGEIRKKFWITSLRRLLRKVVTDCRICKLRRVQPMQPIMGPSPEDRLETNGWPFKYTGLDYFEPLHETVRRRVEKRWVAQLTCLTTRAIHLEMAHDLSIDSCIIAMRNFMSRRGPVVKMRSDNGKNFVGAHREARRFNEAFEPQRIQGELSSKGIEWIFNCPANPAESGAYERMVQCVKKVLAHPMRELAPMEPVLENLLIEAENIVNSRPLTHLPVTVDQEAPLTPNDLLKGVPNLPDLPFPRKSSGVWPG from the coding sequence ATGAACGCTGTGAAACGGGAAAACAGCGTGGAAATAAGCAAATACGTTCTTTGGACAAATTTCAAAACAGTGCTGCACTGGATAAGCAGCACTCACCGACGGTATAAGCATTTTGTTGGAAACCGTGTAGCAGAAATCCTGGAGTCGACGGAAGTATCCCAATGGAGATGGGTACCAACTGCCGAAAACGTGGCCGACGTCGCAACCAGGCCGCAACGCCATGTGGACCTCAGTCAAGGGTCACGATGGCTACGCGGGCCGACGTTCCTACGGGAACCGGAAGAGAATTGGCCGAAGAGTTCCCCGAGCAGTAGTGGCTGCACCAGAGCCACCCACGAGGAAGAGATGCCATGCGTGTTTGCGTTAATGACAGCAAACGGATCTAATATATCTTTCCAGAGATTCTCGAACTACAACCGGCTGGTAAGGACCACGGCTTGGGTCCTTAGATTCGTCCGACGATGTAGCGACAGCGAGAAGTATGGACTCACGGATAACGAATGCGCCAACGCGGAGCGCATATTGATCCGGCAAGCGCAAAGTGAAGCGTTCTCTGGAGAGGAGAGGGACAGGACAGGAAAGATTCCGAAAGAAGGCAGCAAACTGCGAGGGCTCTCCCCGTATTTCGACGACTACGGAGTAATGCGTGTAAGCGGAAGGATTGACGCCGCTGCATGTGAGCCATATAGCGCCCGGCGCCCTATCATACTATCCCATCGACACACGCTGGCGGTGATGTTAGTACACCACTACCATGAGAAGATGGTAGATCAGAACCAGGATGCGACCATAGGCGAGATACGGAAGAAGTTCTGGATAACGAGCTTACGAAGGCTGCTACGAAAGGTGGTGACCGACTGCCGCATTTGCAAGTTGCGGAGGGTCCAACCGATGCAGCCAATAATGGGTCCCTCGCCAGAGGACCGACTGGAAACCAACGGATGGCCATTCAAGTACACGGGTCTGGATTATTTTGAACCGTTGCACGAAACAGTTAGACGTCGCGTCGAGAAAAGGTGGGTCGCACAGCTCACATGTTTAACCACGAGAGCCATCCACTTGGAGATGGCCCATGATTTATCTATAGATTCCTGCATCATCGCCATGAGGAACTTCATGAGCCGGCGAGGACCGGTGGTGAAGATGAGAAGCGACAATGGGAAAAACTTCGTTGGAGCCCATCGAGAAGCCAGAAGATTCAACGAGGCTTTCGAGCCACAAAGGATCCAGGGCGAGCTGTCGTCCAAAGGAATCGAATGGATCTTCAACTGTCCGGCTAACCCAGCTGAGAGCGGCGCCTATGAAAGGATGGTCCAATGCGTCAAGAAGGTGCTGGCCCATCCGATGAGGGAGCTGGCTCCCATGGAACCCGTTCTGGAGAACCTGTTGATCGAGGCGGAGAACATAGTTAATTCCCGCCCACTAACGCATCTTCCAGTCACAGTGGACCAGGAGGCTCCACTGACTCCCAACGACTTGCTAAAGGGAGTACCCAATCTGCCGGACCTACCCTTCCCACGAAAAAGTAGTGGCGTCTGGCCAGGATGA